The proteins below come from a single Microbacterium sp. SLBN-154 genomic window:
- a CDS encoding MarR family winged helix-turn-helix transcriptional regulator, with the protein MSAFENLSDEASDFRMATFRLARRLRAERAIDSMSDGQFAVLAVLKMFGSHTLGELAERERVTAPSMNRTVNCLEEAGYLTRTPDDADRRKVNITLTPAGREVVEETVRRRDAWLEQALAELTPAERRLLAEAADLMRKVADR; encoded by the coding sequence ATGAGCGCATTCGAGAACCTGTCCGACGAGGCATCCGACTTCCGCATGGCGACCTTCCGCCTCGCCCGCAGGCTTCGCGCGGAGCGCGCGATCGACAGCATGAGCGACGGTCAGTTCGCCGTGCTCGCCGTGCTCAAGATGTTCGGTTCGCACACCCTCGGCGAACTCGCCGAGCGCGAGCGGGTCACCGCACCCTCGATGAACCGGACGGTCAACTGCCTCGAAGAGGCCGGATACCTCACCCGGACTCCGGATGACGCCGACCGACGCAAGGTGAACATCACTCTGACCCCCGCCGGCCGCGAGGTCGTCGAAGAGACCGTGCGCCGCCGCGACGCGTGGCTCGAGCAGGCTCTCGCGGAGTTGACGCCGGCCGAGCGCCGCCTTCTCGCCGAGGCCGCCGACCTCATGCGGAAGGTGGCCGACCGATGA
- a CDS encoding MFS transporter, which translates to MSAMFRSFSIFNYRVWFIGALVSNIGQWMQATALSWVVLTQLTDNDAAAMGVTMALQFAPPLLLVGVTGWVADRFDRRRLLVVTQSLLMVLGIVIGILLLVGVMTLWLMYAFALALGVIAAFDNPARQAFVSDLVARENASNAVALNAASFNGARMIGPAVAGIVIVAVGTGWVFLLNGATFLAMIVALALIRPHELIPRIKAPGASRLADGFRYVARRPDLIVTFSMVFLLGAFGMNFPIFASTMALEFGRDADGYGLLSSILAIGSLFGALLAARRDRARIRVVIGGALLFVVAAVVSAFMPVYWLYAVTLMFTGFAVVTMLTTANGYVQTTTDPALRGRVLALYMAILMGGTPVGAPIVGWVAAEFGPRAAILLGAGAGFVAFAIGATWLIVSGRLHRRENARFRLTIDETRPLSVVQASPEEFSDEVAETTPITLPIGDKRGPAPARRAG; encoded by the coding sequence ATGAGCGCGATGTTCCGATCGTTCTCGATCTTCAACTATCGCGTGTGGTTCATCGGCGCGCTGGTGTCGAACATCGGCCAGTGGATGCAGGCCACCGCGCTCAGCTGGGTGGTGCTCACACAGCTGACCGACAACGACGCCGCGGCGATGGGCGTGACGATGGCCCTGCAGTTCGCACCCCCGCTGCTCCTCGTCGGCGTCACCGGCTGGGTCGCCGACCGGTTCGACCGGCGGAGACTGCTCGTGGTGACCCAGAGCCTTCTGATGGTGCTCGGCATCGTCATCGGCATCCTGCTCCTGGTCGGCGTGATGACCCTGTGGCTGATGTACGCCTTCGCGCTTGCGCTCGGTGTCATCGCCGCGTTCGACAACCCTGCCCGGCAGGCCTTCGTCTCCGATCTCGTCGCACGCGAGAACGCCTCCAATGCCGTGGCGCTGAACGCCGCGTCATTCAACGGCGCCCGGATGATCGGACCCGCCGTCGCCGGTATCGTCATCGTCGCCGTCGGCACCGGGTGGGTGTTCCTGCTCAACGGCGCCACCTTCCTCGCCATGATCGTCGCGCTGGCCCTCATCCGGCCGCACGAGCTCATCCCCCGGATCAAGGCGCCCGGCGCCTCGCGCCTCGCGGACGGCTTCCGCTACGTGGCCCGCCGCCCCGACCTCATCGTGACGTTCTCGATGGTGTTCCTGCTGGGCGCGTTCGGAATGAACTTCCCGATCTTCGCCTCGACCATGGCGCTGGAGTTCGGTCGGGACGCCGACGGCTACGGCCTGCTCAGCTCGATCCTCGCGATCGGGTCGCTGTTCGGCGCACTGCTGGCGGCACGCCGGGACCGGGCTCGCATCCGTGTCGTGATCGGCGGCGCGCTGCTGTTCGTGGTCGCCGCCGTCGTCTCGGCTTTCATGCCCGTCTACTGGTTGTATGCCGTGACGCTCATGTTCACCGGCTTCGCCGTCGTGACCATGCTGACCACCGCGAACGGATACGTGCAGACCACGACCGACCCGGCCCTCCGTGGTCGCGTGCTGGCTCTCTACATGGCGATCCTCATGGGCGGCACACCGGTCGGCGCGCCGATCGTCGGCTGGGTGGCCGCGGAGTTCGGCCCCCGCGCCGCGATCCTCCTGGGCGCAGGCGCGGGCTTCGTCGCTTTCGCGATCGGCGCCACCTGGCTCATCGTCTCCGGTCGGCTTCACCGCCGCGAGAACGCCCGCTTCCGCCTGACGATCGATGAGACCCGGCCGCTGTCGGTGGTGCAGGCCTCGCCGGAGGAGTTCAGCGACGAAGTCGCCGAGACCACACCCATCACGCTGCCGATCGGCGACAAGCGCGGACCGGCCCCCGCCCGGCGCGCCGGCTGA